The Xenopus laevis strain J_2021 chromosome 5L, Xenopus_laevis_v10.1, whole genome shotgun sequence genome has a segment encoding these proteins:
- the LOC121393637 gene encoding speedy protein 1-A-like has product MSSRQEKKRTYTEALSPDLEVPVKKRCITEATESPESTAREDRKRMNTEALSPTLDVPAKKQCIEEASEGPEDSGRSEPDAAASTDFYQLLEHPQIGHGLGIDSCRKLTDKYLLAMVKVYFQRAKLEEEEYTPMNFFAALFLANEMEEETDFHDLIYPWGLGDKYPVKWQELRSNKLELWARMGFKAWVSRSSCEEAMEDNPTHWAWKRERHHNHGLVIRFHARKRDYFYFNIPNISPAICSQCAPKPPTPEKVRPRQGVAIQDEDEENVEERQPISSTLILLFSVTSVLYYRV; this is encoded by the exons ATGTCTAGCAG gcaAGAGAAGAAAAGGACATACACCGAGGCTTTGTCACCTGACCTCGAAGTGCCGGTGAAGAAAAGATGCATCACGGAGGCTACAGAGAGCCCTGAATCTACTGCCAG GGAAGACAGGAAAAGGATGAACACCGAGGCCCTGTCACCCACCCTGGACGTGCCGGCGAAGAAGCAATGCATCGAAGAGGCCAGTGAGGGCCCTGAAGATTCTGGCAG ATCTGAACCAGATGCAGCCGCCAGCACCGACTTTTACCAACTGCTGG aacATCCGCAGATTGGACATGGCCTGGGAATAGACTCCTGCAGGAAACTTACTGATAAG TACCTTCTGGCTATGGTGAAGGTTTATTTCCAGCGCGCCAAGCTCGAAGAAGAAGAGTACACCCCTATGAACTTCTTTGCAGCCCT GTTTCTGGCCAACGAAATGGAAGAAGAAACAGACTTCCATGACCTGATTTACCCCTGGGGTCTCGGGGATAAGTATCCGGTAAAATGGCAGGAGCTGAGGAGCAATAAACTGGAGTTGTGGGCGAGGATGGGCTTCAAAGCCTGGGTGAGCAGATCATCCTGTGAGGAG gcAATGGAAGATAACCCAACACACTGGGCATGGAAGCGTGAAAGGCACCACAACCATGGTTTGGTCATCAGGTTTCACGCAAGAAAGAGGGACTATTTCTACTTCAATATCCCCAATATCAGCCCAGCCATCTGCTCTCAATGCGCACCCAAGCCCCCAACTCCAGAGAAAGTCCGTCCCAGACAAG GAGTTGCCATTCAAGATGAGGATGAAGAGAATGTGGAAGAAAGACAACCCATAAGTTCCACCCTCATCCTTTTATTCAGTGTAACATCAGTATTGTATTATAGAGTTTAG